Proteins encoded together in one Amblyomma americanum isolate KBUSLIRL-KWMA chromosome 1, ASM5285725v1, whole genome shotgun sequence window:
- the Gcn2 gene encoding eukaryotic translation initiation factor 2 alpha kinase Gcn2 — MEEEDLKERQENEMKVLQSMFPNDVKDLRKQDKWKTWRPPELLLTLRPQQSMTPFQAHVQVDLHVRCSSQYPNDVPYVDVCNQKGLSKQALVELRNELLELTKRLVGEVMVLELAQHVQWFLRQHNTPERGSFYDEMLKNREKQEAEKAREQQQQLNQQRLEEEKQRQAFELEIMRHQQEMKVEARRRRTDSKIAEGKERNCCARKPELLNFSSKTGERAIQKCSCLGHSERGHSTFGGFDSATGELVCIVQWTLKTAYHVATVEQELQTLMKLKHTNLVHYLGSLYVPEKRAFYILQEFVKGCPLSSFIAQGIPLDVALLRNYTTGILQALQFLHSNSVVHKDLRESSIFVDCSGVVKVADFSIPKKIVDLCLPPSYDSGPTSKSKKKNDILQLGKVLLSLLRGEHAASTDIPSNLSLDARDFLERCLAAQEQDRWSCEQLLSHPFLVERGPSLEDEPLDDEGPDESGTCPLSSAGHSRLQGEFEVLRWLGRGGFGDVFKVRNKLDRCVYAIKRIQLNPSSKVLNRKILREVKLLSRLNHENVVRYYNSWIEVTTQEQVPETLASSGVSTESPKGTSLGWSLPDVNADDSSSSDNMFGCAFGESSSSDNVVFEGSGKEESEVSEEPAAVAHARQFMFIQMEFCEKSTLRTVIDSGLHREPSRMWRLFREVIEGLAHIHQQGMIHRDLKPVNIFLDSGDHVKIGDFGLATTALLSRVETSEAPEHIDQPTSGSLTGRVGTTLYTAPELFVSTGGRVVYSQKVDIYSLGIILFEMCWPALSTAMERVKLLANLRLPSITLPTEACDLLSSQQVSLIRWLLQHDPSQRPSAAELLASPQLPPPHLQEAQVTEVLNHTVSNPQSKAYKHLVNALFQQEPTVVQDYAYDVDMRKGNPLPQSALLFRHVKMSLERVLVRHGGMPVVIPTMLPKCPGSEDDDNKVHFMDHGGLIVALPHNMRVPFARYIARRSDAVSLRRYAIEKVYRSRKVFGCHPRELHECAFDIICSNHQSALTHCAELLHIGSEVVAEFPQLQARGYSIRIGHTGLLQSLLLHCGVSENKWSQVLTSLRTVQSSSKAQLQQGLDAANLGDQAVALLTQFYEVEDNFAKVSSMYRFVVRQKGPAAALARQALHDLEAVLQSSSALAFQLPVTIVPCLVCDERMYSGIVFEIACQSHRKTRHQGRDLLAVGGRYDKLVASFAVAGAKRDLAAAGISFSVEKIVQALAEDGETPSLVECVLGNIGDMSIAMREQQLALLVRLWNMDVPAVVAPQDGIEEAAYFCKENFVPHLALLKELEPGYLRLRSLEKDRFTEKRLSVSELCEFFDKAPQAESPKPEFNSSGPTVRIVFSVVEKLSTSNKRRYESQIATQLAPLAQGHLGRVPVLDVIAVELTGDVLRSCVALLNMEADGRSYESSVTVLVEKHPRYKKQLLLLTEKVYSFIFEIKRTVFVLYALQDNNYKVVILPSRT; from the coding sequence ATGGAAGAAGAGGACCTGAAAGAACGGCAGGAGAATGAGATGAAGGTACTGCAGTCAATGTTTCCTAACGACGTGAAAGACCTGCGGAAGCAAGACAAGTGGAAAACGTGGCGCCCGCCGGAGCTTTTGCTCACTCTGAGGCCCCAGCAGAGCATGACACCTTTCCAAGCGCATGTGCAAGTGGACCTTCACGTCAGGTGCAGTAGCCAGTACCCGAATGATGTGCCGTATGTAGACGTCTGCAACCAAAAGGGACTCTCGAAACAAGCCCTTGTGGAACTTCGAAATGAGTTGCTAGAGTTGACAAAGCGGCTTGTAGGGGAGGTCATGGTTCTCGAGCTCGCCCAGCACGTCCAGTGGTTTCTTCGGCAGCACAACACACCCGAACGTGGCTCTTTTTACGACGAAATGCTCAAAAACAGAGAAAAGCAAGAGGCGGAGAAAGCGCGTGAGCAGCAGCAACAGTTGAACCAACAGCGGCTggaagaggaaaagcagaggcAGGCGTTTGAGCTCGAGATCATGCGGCATCAGCAGGAAATGAAGGTAGAGGCGAGGCGGCGGCGCACGGATTCGAAAATTGCCGAGGGGAAAGAGCGCAACTGCTGCGCCCGCAAACCTGAGCTGCTCAATTTCTCTTCCAAGACTGGAGAGCGCGCGATACAAAAGTGCAGCTGCCTTGGTCACAGCGAACGTGGACACAGCACATTTGGCGGCTTCGACTCCGCCACAGGAGAACTTGTGTGTATTGTACAGTGGACGCTGAAAACAGCCTATCATGTGGCGACTGTTGAGCAGGAACTACAAACGCTCATGAAACTAAAGCACACAAACCTAGTCCACTACTTAGGTAGCTTGTATGTTCCTGAAAAACGAGCCTTTTACATACTACAAGAATTTGTAAAAGGCTGCCCACTGAGTTCCTTTATAGCTCAAGGCATTCCACTTGATGTGGCACTCTTGCGGAACTATACTACTGGCATCCTTCAGGCGCTGCAATTTCTCCACTCCAACTCAGTTGTGCATAAAGATCTGAGAGAGTCTAGTATTTTTGTTGACTGTTCTGGTGTTGTAAAAGTGGCGGACTTCAGCATTCCTAAGAAAATTGTAGATTTGTGCCTGCCTCCAAGCTATGATTCAGGGCCCACCAGCAAATCTAAAAAGAAGAATGACATTTTGCAGCTTGGAAAAGTGCTTCTATCTTTGCTTCGTGGAGAGCATGCAGCTAGTACAGATATACCAAGCAATTTGTCCCTAGATGCTCGAGATTTCCTTGAACGCTGCTTGGCTGCGCAAGAACAGGACCGCTGGTCATGTGAACAACTTTTAAGTCATCCTTTTCTCGTGGAAAGAGGCCCTAGCTTAGAAGACGAGCCACTTGATGACGAGGGACCGGATGAGTCTGGCACTTGCCCACTGAGCTCTGCAGGTCACTCGCGCCTCCAGGGCGAATTTGAAGTGCTTCGGTGGTTGGGAAGAGGTGGTTTTGGCGATGTCTTTAAAGTGCGAAACAAACTTGACCGTTGTGTGTATGCCATCAAGCGCATTCAACTCAATCCATCCAGCAAAGTGCTCAATCGAAAAATATTAAGAGAAGTCAAACTGCTGTCAAGGCTTAACCACGAGAATGTTGTGCGCTATTACAACTCTTGGATTGAAGTCACAACACAGGAGCAAGTGCCTGAAACACTGGCATCCTCTGGTGTGAGCACAGAGTCGCCTAAAGGCACCTCACTTGGCTGGAGCTTGCCAGATGTCAATGCTGACGATTCAAGTTCATCCGACAATATGTTTGGTTGTGCTTTTGGTGAGTCTTCGTCAAGTGACAATGTCGTCTTTGAAGGTAGTGGAAAAGAGGAATCTGAGGTGTCGGAAGAGCCAGCAGCTGTAGCGCACGCACGACAATTTATGTTCATCCAGATGGAATTTTGTGAAAAGAGCACATTGCGCACAGTTATTGACAGTGGCCTTCATAGGGAGCCAAGCAGAATGTGGCGCCTCTTTAGAGAAGTCATAGAGGGGTTGGCACATATTCATCAGCAAGGCATGATACATCGCGACCTCAAGCCTGTCAATATCTTTCTTGACTCGGGTGATCACGTGAAAATTGGAGACTTTGGACTGGCAACCACAGCCTTGCTATCAAGAGTTGAAACATCTGAGGCACCGGAGCACATTGATCAGCCCACATCTGGCAGCTTAACAGGGCGCGTGGGTACAACACTGTACACAGCGCCCGAGCTTTTTGTGTCCACTGGAGGCCGTGTTGTGTACAGCCAGAAAGTAGACATTTACAGCCTAGGCATTATCCTCTTTGAAATGTGCTGGCCTGCTCTTAGCACTGCCATGGAACGGGTTAAACTCTTGGCAAACCTGAGGCTTCCCAGCATCACTCTTCCAACTGAGGCCTGTGACCTCCTCAGCAGCCAGCAAGTGAGCCTAATACGTTGGCTGTTGCAGCATGATCCATCGCAGAGACCCAGCGCGGCAGAACTACTTGCTTCACCTCAGCTACCCCCACCACACTTGCAGGAAGCTCAAGTGACTGAGGTGCTCAATCACACTGTCTCCAACCCACAAAGTAAAGCCTACAAGCATCTGGTCAATGCCCTGTTCCAGCAGGAGCCTACTGTCGTTCAAGACTATGCCTATGATGTCGACATGCGCAAGGGTAATCCATTGCCTCAGTCAGCGTTACTTTTCCGGCATGTGAAGATGTCTTTGGAGCGTGTCCTTGTGAGGCACGGTGGTATGCCCGTAGTTATTCCAACGATGCTTCCAAAATGCCCAGGCAGTGAGGATGATGACAACAAGGTTCACTTCATGGACCATGGAGGATTGATAGTGGCGCTTCCACACAACATGAGGGTTCCATTTGCTCGTTACATAGCGAGACGAAGTGATGCAGTGTCGCTGCGACGTTACGCGATTGAAAAAGTGTATCGTTCACGGAAAGTGTTCGGATGCCACCCAAGGGAACTGCATGAGTGTGCATTTGACATCATTTGCTCCAACCATCAAAGTGCCTTAACTCACTGTGCAGAACTGCTTCACATAGGAAGTGAGGTAGTGGCCGAGTTTCCCCAGCTGCAAGCCCGGGGCTATAGCATACGTATAGGTCACACAGGCCTTTTGCAATCACTCTTGTTGCATTGTGGAGTATCTGAGAACAAATGGTCACAAGTACTTACGTCCTTGCGTACGGTGCAGTCTTCATCCAAAGCACAGCTTCAGCAGGGACTTGATGCAGCAAATCTCGGGGATCAGGCTGTGGCGCTCCTTACCCAGTTTTATGAAGTTGAAGACAATTTCGCAAAAGTGTCTTCTATGTACCGTTTTGTGGTACGGCAGAAGGGTCCTGCAGCTGCACTTGCCAGACAGGCTCTGCATGACCTTGAGGCAGTGCTACAGTCATCCTCTGCCCTGGCATTCCAGCTACCAGTGACAATTGTGCCTTGTCTTGTTTGCGATGAGCGCATGTATTCAGGCATTGTTTTTGAAATTGCCTGCCAGTCACACAGGAAAACACGCCATCAAGGTCGGGATTTGTTGGCAGTGGGAGGTCGTTATGATAAACTGGTGGCTTCCTTTGCTGTGGCTGGTGCAAAACGGGACTTGGCTGCTGCGGGAATCAGCTTTTCTGTTGAGAAAATCGTACAAGCATTGGCAGAAGATGGCGAGACGCCATCCTTGGTGGAATGTGTTCTTGGTAACATTGGTGACATGTCCATTGCAATGAGAGAGCAACAGCTTGCACTTTTAGTGCGATTGTGGAACATGGATGTTCCAGCAGTCGTAGCACCTCAAGATGGTATTGAAGAGGCCGCATACTTTTGTAAGGAAAATTTTGTCCCACATCTTGCCTTGCTAAAGGAACTTGAACCTGGTTATCTCAGACTGCGTAGTCTTGAGAAGGACCGCTTCACTGAAAAAAGGCTTTCAGTGTCTGAATTGTGTGAGTTTTTTGACAAAGCTCCTCAAGCCGAGTCACCAAAACCGGAATTTAATTCTAGTGGGCCCACTGTGCGAATTGTGTTTAGTGTTGTTGAAAAATTGTCCACAAGCAACAAACGAAGGTACGAATCTCAGATTGCTACTCAGTTGGCACCACTGGCTCAAGGGCACCTGGGAAGGGTTCCTGTGTTGGATGTCATAGCAGTTGAGCTGACTGGGGACGTACTGCGATCGTGTGTTGCACTTCTTAACATGGAAGCTGATGGGCGCAGTTATGAAAGCAGTGTGACCGTCCTTGTGGAAAAGCACCCGAGGTATAAGAAACAATTGCTTTTGCTGACAGAAAAGGTGTACAGCTTTATATTTGAGATTAAGAGGACAGTCTTTGTTTTGTATGCTCTGCAAGATAACAACTACAAGGTGGTGATCCTGCCATCCAGGACTTGA